Genomic window (Nicotiana sylvestris chromosome 7, ASM39365v2, whole genome shotgun sequence):
aaaattaattatttaagtgTATGTAAATCCCTGGTGCGGATAAGTATTCTTCGCAAGATATCTTCACTACACAATGTAACTTGTGAAAATTCTATTCACTCTCGCCAAGTTTTCTTATTTACAGTACAGACACTCTTCTCTTCCTAATATTATTGAAGATGGTATACAACCCATATCCTAGTTCGTTAGTGGTTAGGTGCATCTTCTCTGTTACTTCAAATTGGAAGTTATTGAACCCACTCTGTTACTCGTTGTGTTTTGTTATATATATTTCTGCTGATGTATGCTCTTTTGTTATCATAAAAACAGTTAAAATTGAAACATTATATTCTTTTGAAGCAATTGCTTGTTACTGCACAAAAATTGATCTTCACGTAATGTAAAATATTCAAGTATTAGTTCTAACTGATTAAATCAAGTAAAGTAAGTCGAATCAAACAGCCCCTCAAGCCTCAATTCAAATAAACAATTCAAAAGATAGCATATAATACGAGGAGGAAAGAAACAACCATAGACCGTCATTGCAAATAATCTCGGGGAACATTCTTAATTTATCGTGTATTTTCCTTTTTGTCTCAtgtataaacctcaaagacaatgGAACattaatttgaaaaaagaaaatacaaataggCAGCACGTTCTTATGCAACATTAATTCTATAATAATAGAACTTAAAGTAGGAAGGCATGTGACTACGTTCATTCCACCTAGTCAATCCGTAATAGAAAGCAAACCTACGTTCATGAATTGATCCTACTTAGTTCATTGATCCCAAATCTAATCCATCTGTCGCATCTTAGTCTTTATTATTAGGAAAATATAGTTAGATATTAAGACAAGGAAATTGCATTAGGACAAAGTTGCCGGACAAATTAAAGGAACAATCTAATATCAAATCCAtactgtttgactcaaaagatattgggacctttttgaataaattaatcaaagaaaatgaaggggtaaatcttagctaagtataataatctctagaacaaaAGGTATACAAGATGAATACAGAGAGTAATATTTCTTGACCTAATCAAGATAAGTGATCGAACAATAATGATATTAATCATTTATGTAAGCAAGTGTTACATCGAGTGTTCTTTGTTGGAAAAGCAGAAGAAAGAGAGCCCCTCGCAAGGTTGTTTTTTACGCTATATATAGAAGGGACAAAACCCCTTCTAAGCCCTAAAAGACAAATCATAGAGAATATTCGAACGAATATTCCTAATGCCCCCTAATAGACCTACACTACTGTAAAAGTCGTACAGTCTCTTGTTCACTTGTCCGTCGTCCCCTGCAGGACGTCGAGCTACGAGGATCTCGTCGCTTGTCGTATTCATCAACAGTCGTGGTCGTctaaatttggacccatacagttagtccctccgcttgtcgaggTTGCAACTTGGTGCGTCCTCGATAAGCGGACACCATTCGCTTTTATGGAAAAATTTGGTCTTATGAAGCATTACGGCTTGGCCAATAATGGGAAGTCAGCGTGCTCAACAAGACACTGGATAATGTATTTTATCGGGAAATGACGCCATCcccacgtgcgtcatcattatgcGTGTTTTTGAGACAAGGGTTGAGGGCTTGTCATTTCGATTTCGGTGCCACTCTGCAATCTTCCGCTTCGATTCTAGcgccacccaatcctataaataggtggagggtttgttttttttcaaaaactcttggccACTTCATTTCTGGTTATCCTTTCTTATCCCTCCCGAGTTTGTTCTAAcaactttctgcttcttcttccccCATTCTTCGTTTACAACCTTCTCTACTATTTTAACACCTTTTCCATCGAATAAATGCCTAGAACACACCGTTCTCGTGAGAGAGTTTCTGAGGCCGCCCCGTTGTCCGTGGCTCTCCCCTCTGGCGGTGAGGATATGACGGTGGAGGAGGGGGACAGTTTTCCCACCGTAGAAGAGTTGCTGCCGAGACACCCCATGTCTCGAagtgacttcctcaaagatccTCCTCCTACTCCTACCCTCATGCTTTCTGAGACGGAGAAAGTTCATATTGATGCTCTTCCGTACAAAGTATAGCATCCCCACTCATGTTGATATGGTTCCAGCGGGAAGGGACTTCGTAGAAGTCCATAGGCCTGGGTATTGTGCTTTTTATGAGTACCCCTTTGTGATCGGTCATTCTTTGCCCCTCCTTCCGTTAGCGGAAGAGTTCTGTAGATTCTATCAAATTTGTCCGGCGCAACTTTCACCATACACGCTTAAGATACTTCTGTTATTGATGAAGTAAGCGGAGTTGGCGGGGTGCGAGGTTACCGTCCACCACCTCTTGCACCTGTTCTCGCCCAGCTTTCATAAGGGCACTATGGTGCATTTGAGGCACCGTGGAACAAAAGGGCTGGTGGTTGGGACCGACGATTGAGAAAGTTGCAAGTTTTGGCCTAAGTATTTCTTTGTCAAAACCGAACACATTGTTTCTGACCCCACTAGGTTCCTGGAGCGGTGGAATGAGAATCGTATGTGTCGCCACTTGTTTTactctttcttttcctcttcatTCATTATAGGGTTTGTTTGCTTCTTGTTTGCAGCTATGGGGCGTCCACCCCGCCCTATTGTGTGTATAAGGGATTGGGTGGCCCGTCTGTTGCTCCATGCAGCGGAGATCCGAGATTGGCCCGCCTTCTTGAAATGTTATGGATCGAAAGTTCCATTTAGTAAATGTCTTCCCCTACATCACTTCGTTGGTTATATACCATTATCTATTAATACGACTCTTCGTGATGACAGGTCGAGGAGCTTCTAGGCGGAGGGCCCCAGTCCCTGCATTCTGACAGGCTGTCACTGCTGTAGAAATGCAATTTACTTTGACTGAATCCGTTCGAGGGGGTCGTACTCAGCCGATTCAAATGGAAGCTCCCTCTCGAGATATGGTCGTGAGGGAAGAGGCCTATTCCACATCGACCTCTCACCTTTTGGATAAATCCTCTAACGGGGATGAGGCGCTACAGAGAAAAAGGAGGAGAGTGGAGCTTGGGAAATATGTGGTCGTGGACATTGGTAGAAGGAGGGTGGGTGCGTCATAGACGGCACCTGTGCCTACATTTATGGTCGATGCCATCTTAGCAGGAAGGTCTCCCCAAACGGAAGGGGTTTACCCAGGAGACGGCTCCGTACACTCCACTGAGGGTGGCAAATCATCCAACGTTAGAGGGGGCCTGCGCATCGAGGGCGAAGGCTCAGGTTCAGATGTCGACCCGAAAGACGTTCGTGAGTTTTTAGAGTGCCATACTCATGTGGAGGTCAGACTGGAAGGTTTTGATAGGCATATAGTTGTCCTAGGGGACTACAACTTGTTGTCGAACTGTGAGCGGGTGGCGTCTGCTTTAGACCTTTTTATGTGTTGCCCCCGAGAGCGAGGTGCTTAGAGCGATGAGTGACACAGAGTTGTCTCGGAATGTTGCCGGCATGGCCTTCCTGGTATatgtctttcttttccttttcgtcGTTAGGTTTGCGTTATTATTATCGACTTGTCTTTTTATTTTAACTTCTTTCTTGTTGTGCCACACCCTTATCATAGAGATCGAGCGCGAGCACCGGGAAAGGAAAAGGACGGCCATCTAGATGTCTTCCAAATATCAAAAATATTGCACTAAGTATCGTGCGATGGCCGACATATATAATCAGGACCCTAATTTTCAACTATTCCGTGAGGGCTTAAATAGATGGAGGATCAACTGGCGCTCAAGGTCGAGGAGCTGAGGGAGCGAGATGAGGACCTTATGAAGGCCATCGCCCGCAACAGTGAACTTGAGGCATCCCTTAAGGTGAAGGAAGATGAGCTCGAGTTAAGTAGAGGGGTGATGGCCGAGAATGCTGACTTGCAAGCAAAGGTGGCCACTTTGACTGCTGAATTAGGTACGAAGGCAGCGGAGATTGATGGGCTTAAGGGCGAGCTAAGTGTTAGTACCGGTAAGCTGGCAACTGTTGTTTCTGAAACGGCAGCCTTGGAAAATACCCTCTGTGTCTGTAGGTCGGAGCTGACCAAGGAGAAAAAGGCATCCGAGCTTAAGGTAGCGGGACTTGAGGGGTGTTTTAAGGAGTTGGAGGCGGAGCTATCCGCATTGAACGGACAAGTGGCGTTGTTGAGAACAGAGGACGCGAGTCGACGCTCGCAACCTTCTACGTCTCGTGCCTCGGCCGACCCTGTCGTGCCTCGTCGTTTATACGAGTTGTGGGTTCATGCTGAGGCCCGGCTCGATGTGTACAAGGCTCTTCATGCTGAGGCCCGGCTCGATGTGTACAAGGCTCTTCATGCTGACAGGAGGGCATCTGAAGTAGAACTTCAGGGTGTGCGTGCAGAAGCTCGTGAAGCTCGTGAGGCATGCGGATACAACCCTCTTACGCCTGACGGGGATGATATCAACTCTGATGATGCGAATTGTCTTACCTATGACTCTTGGTATGAAGATGTGTATCCTACCGGGGATGATGTGTAATTTTTGGTTTGTATTTACTTTTTGCTTCAGGATTTTTGTAAGGGCATGCTTGAGCCCGTTGTAAAGATAGGTTTTAGTAATATTTTGCTGTAATGAAGAAATCATTTTTTCGATTTGGTGATGATCTTTGTAATATTTATGATATCTTGGGTACTCGTCGAATTGTTAAGCCGATTTTACTTCGGGTGAGGTCGGGCCCTTTTCTTTTGGTGATGGCCATAGCCTTTGGGATGTTACTCTCGAGCTGGCGTCGAGGTagtatcccatcgtagttcgaggGAAGTCGAACTCATGCTTTCGtcaatggccttagccattgggatgttaccttcgaactgGCATCGAAGTAAGATctcgtcgtagttcgagtgaatTTGAACTCGtttttcatcgatggccttggacattgggatgttaccttcgaactggcgtcgaagtaggatcctgtcgtagttcgagtgaggtcgaactcatattttcgtcgatggccttagccattgggatgttaccttcgaactgGCATCGAAGTaagatcccatcgtagttcgagtgaggtcaaactcatattttcgtcgatggccttggccattgggatgttaccttcgaactgGCGCCGAAGTAGGATCTCATCGTaattcgagtgaagtcgaactcatttttcgtcgatggccattgggatgttaccttcgaactggcatcgaagtaggatcttgtcgtagttcgagtgaggtcgaacttgttttttgtcgatggccttggccattgggatgttgcctTCGGACTGGCGTCGAAGTAGGATCACGTCGTAGTTCtagtgaggtcgaactcatatttccatcgatggccttggccattgggatgttaccttcgaactggcatcgaagtaggatcctgtcatagttcgagtgaggtcgaactcatattttcgtcgatggccttggccattaggatgttacCTTCGAGCtggcatcgaagtaggatcccttCGTAGTTCGAGTAAGGTCAAACTCATATTtccgtcgatggccttggccactGGGAAGTTACCTTTGAACtggcgtcgaagtaggatcccgtcgtagttcgagtgaagtcaaACTCATTTTTCGTCGATgtccttagccattgggatgttaccttcgaactggcgtcgaagtaggatcccgtcgtagttcgagtgaggtcgaactcgTTTTTCATCGATGTTCTTGGCCATTGGGATTTTTGTTCATACATTGGAGATTTTATGTTCCTGTAGGAAATACATGTTGACtttgtacatacaatggagatttgattatattccTGTAGGAAATACATGTTGACTTTGTATATTCAATGGAGATTTGGCTATCTATATCCAATCCCTTCATTACTCGGCCTGGAGATCACATCGATGGGCAGGGTAATGAACAATACTTTGGACCTCGAGACGTCCCCCTTAcctcctcattaaaaacctcaccgAGAAAACCCGATTGGACAAAACCCGGATGAGGTAAAAAGAGTACGACTCAGGTGGCACCTCCtttcagaagtggaagtatttaAGATGGGGgacattccaattgttttggagtagttttccttccattatATCTAACTGGAATGCTCATTTGTTTGCTGTcgccgtgattttgtatggcctgtcccagtttgttcccagttttccttcattagggtctTTTGCTACTTGTGTTTTAGCTTTGAGGACGTAGTCTCCGACCTTGAGCGGtcgtactttggccttcttgttatagtacctttctgcttgttgcttttgggctaccattcttacgtgggccatatctcttcgttcttcgacttcatccagatcttgtagcCTATTTTCGTCGTTGCTTGGTCCACTTTCGTTGGAATAACTCAAGCTAGGTTCTCCGACTTCGATGAGTATAACTGCGTCAGTCCCctagactagtgaatatggcgtCTCGCGTGTGCTTGTTTTTGGcgtagtgcggtatgcccatagtacTTCTGGCAGCAGTTCAGGCCAAAGCTCTTTGGCGtcctcgagcttctttttcaatatattcagtatcattttattggaggattcggATTGGCCGTTGCCGGCGGGATGGTATGGTGTGGAGAGTATttgcttgatgtgccatttttcgaaaaaCTCAATCATTTTCTTTCCGACGAACTAAGGTCCGTTGTCacagctgatttctttgggaaTACCGAAGCAGCATATTATATTTTTCTATATGAACGCGATAACTTCTTGCTCTCGTATTtgagtgtatgcacctgcttccacccatttagaaaaatagtcagttaaaaccaaaaggaagcgtaccTTACCTCGTCCTGCCGGGAGGGGTACgacaatatccatcccccactttatgaatggccatggcgaagtGATGGAATGCAGGAGTTCTCCTGCTTGGTGTATCATAGAGGCATACTTCTGACATTGTTCACATTTCCTGACATAATCCGCAGCTTCTTTTTTCAAGGTAGGCCAATAGCATCCGGCGCGGATGACGCATCTGACGAGGGAACGGTTTCCCGTATGGGCACCGCAGTGCCCCTCATGTACTTTTTCTATTATTCGCATTGTTTGATTTGGCCCAAGACATTTGGCTAGGGGGCCGCCGAACGTTCTCTTGTAAAGATCACAGTTTACGAGGTTGTATCTGGTTGCCTGTATTCGaagttttttggcttcttttttatcttgtGGGAGCTTTCCATCCTGCAAATATGTTACAATACTGTTGCGCCAGACCCAAGTTAAGTTCATAGAATGTACCTCGACCTCGTCTATTGAGGAATGGAGAATAGTGACCacgttttccttgttgatatttctGGTGGCTACTGCTAGCTTGGCGAGACCATCCGCTTCGATATTCTACACCCTGGGTAACTGGTCGAGGCGGCATTCATCGAATTCTGGCAGTAGTTTGTGATTTTCTGACTGGTACTTTGTAGTCTCTGTTCTTTGGTTTGGAAAGTCCCAGTGACTTGgttcaccacgagttgagaatcacaaTGGAGGATGAGTCGTCGAGCGCCATATTTGAGAGCTAATTTCAaccctgcaatcacagcttcatactcaaCCTTGTTAttagtcatctcggggcatcgtatggactggTGAATTACTTCACCCGTAGGAACCTCGAGGACGAGTCCCAATCCTGATCCCGATGCATTAGATGCGCCGTCGGTGTAGAGGACCTAGAGGTTGAAAGGTGCGGAAGCGCGGAGCGCCTCCTACTCTACTTCAGGCAATACTTCCGTGCTGAAATCAGCGAGCACCTTCGACTTTATAGTAGTTCGCGATTGGtatgttatatcgtgctcgctTAATTCTGTGTCCCACTTGTCCAACCTACCCGATAGTTTGGGTTTGTGTAGGATGCCCCTAAGGAggaaggttgtcaccacctttatggggtgacattgaaaatatggtctaagctt
Coding sequences:
- the LOC138873099 gene encoding uncharacterized protein encodes the protein MEDQLALKVEELRERDEDLMKAIARNSELEASLKVKEDELELSRGVMAENADLQAKVATLTAELGTKAAEIDGLKGELSVSTGKLATVVSETAALENTLCVCRSELTKEKKASELKVAGLEGCFKELEAELSALNGQVALLRTEDASRRSQPSTSRASADPVVPRRLYELWVHAEARLDVYKALHAEARLDVYKALHADRRASEVELQGVRAEAREAREACGYNPLTPDGDDINSDDANCLTYDSWYEDVYPTGDDV